A region of Vicia villosa cultivar HV-30 ecotype Madison, WI unplaced genomic scaffold, Vvil1.0 ctg.001844F_1_1_3, whole genome shotgun sequence DNA encodes the following proteins:
- the LOC131636864 gene encoding E3 ubiquitin-protein ligase MPSR1-like, producing MVSEAEASQLSYLFERMIRTRDMSLFFPFMLRLYGLSIRRNNDEDSDQERERNEDSNRQRLILVNPSTQRIVVINEVSSLETLLHELGSTTTHNGQPPASKKSIDSMKRVEIEESDDGECVVCLEEFEVGGVVKEMPCKHRFHGNCIEKWLRIHGSCPVCRFQMQ from the coding sequence ATGGTTTCTGAAGCTGAAGCTTCTCAACTTTCTTATTTGTTTGAAAGAATGATAAGAACCAGAGACATGTCTCTCTTCTTTCCCTTCATGCTTCGTCTTTATGGTTTATCAATTCGACGAAACAACGATGAAGACTCAGATCAAGAAAGAGAGCGTAACGAAGATTCCAACCGTCAAAGATTAATCTTGGTGAACCCATCAACACAACGTATTGTTGTAATCAACGAAGTTTCAAGTCTCGAAACTCTGCTTCATGAACTTGGAAGTACTACTACACATAATGGTCAACCACCAGCTTCAAAGAAGTCAATAGATAGTATGAAAAGGGTTGAAATTGAAGAAAGTGATGATGGAGAGTGTGTTGTTTGTTTGGAGGAGTTTGAGGTTGGTGGAGTTGTTAAAGAAATGCCTTGTAAGCATAGGTTTCATGGTAATTGTATTGAGAAGTGGTTAAGAATTCATGGGTCCTGTCCTGTTTGTAGGTTTCAAATGCAATAG